In Streptomyces sp. NBC_01717, one DNA window encodes the following:
- a CDS encoding histone protein, whose protein sequence is MNDTNKILLAAALAGGYVLGRTKKGRFALTAASYIAGRQFGLEPRQLVTQGIRKLGEIPQVADLGEQLRGEVMNAGREAVTAAANRRLTTLADSLRERTLQLESGGEEPEEGEEEEEEGEEEYARDEAEEPEEEYEEEEEPEEEYEEGEYEEEEEPEEEGEEGEPEEEEEEEEPEEEAEEPELEEEEPEEEEPEEEPEERPRRRSPRTATKAAPSKRTPSKPAAGRRDATKRAAPAKKGAEKPAAKKAAPKKAAAKKKTAPGKKTAAKKTAPARKAAAKKAAPGKKTGAKKTTPAKKTAAKKTTPGKKTGAKKTTPAKKTAAKKTTPGKKTGAKKTTPAKKTAAKKTATKKTATQKATAKRPGKKTAAQPAKKSAAKKTAPGKKTAARKKAAPAAKKTARKSAKKTSSRVERRR, encoded by the coding sequence ATGAATGACACAAACAAGATCTTGCTCGCCGCAGCCCTGGCCGGCGGCTATGTGCTGGGCCGTACGAAGAAGGGCCGGTTCGCTCTTACGGCGGCGTCCTATATTGCCGGGCGTCAATTCGGGCTGGAACCGCGACAGCTCGTGACTCAAGGGATCCGCAAGCTCGGAGAGATCCCACAGGTTGCGGATCTGGGTGAGCAGCTGCGTGGGGAGGTCATGAACGCGGGCCGGGAGGCAGTCACCGCCGCTGCCAACCGTCGCCTGACGACCCTCGCCGATTCACTCCGGGAACGTACCCTCCAGCTCGAAAGCGGCGGGGAAGAACCGGAAGAGGGGGAGGAAGAAGAGGAAGAGGGCGAGGAGGAGTACGCCCGCGACGAGGCCGAGGAGCCGGAAGAGGAATACGAAGAGGAAGAGGAACCCGAAGAGGAATACGAGGAGGGCGAGTACGAGGAGGAAGAGGAGCCCGAAGAAGAAGGCGAGGAAGGGGAGCCCGAAGAAGAAGAAGAGGAGGAGGAACCGGAGGAAGAGGCGGAGGAACCGGAGCTCGAAGAAGAGGAACCGGAAGAAGAGGAACCGGAGGAAGAGCCCGAGGAGCGGCCACGCCGTCGCAGTCCCCGAACTGCTACGAAAGCGGCGCCGAGTAAGCGTACGCCCAGCAAGCCGGCCGCTGGCCGGCGTGACGCGACAAAGCGGGCAGCCCCCGCGAAGAAAGGGGCGGAAAAGCCGGCCGCGAAGAAGGCTGCCCCAAAGAAGGCAGCCGCGAAGAAGAAGACAGCACCCGGCAAGAAGACCGCCGCCAAGAAGACGGCCCCTGCTAGGAAGGCTGCCGCGAAGAAGGCGGCGCCCGGCAAGAAGACCGGCGCGAAGAAGACGACACCTGCTAAGAAGACTGCCGCGAAGAAGACGACACCCGGCAAGAAGACCGGCGCGAAGAAGACGACACCTGCTAAGAAGACTGCCGCGAAGAAGACGACACCCGGCAAGAAGACCGGCGCGAAGAAGACGACACCTGCTAAGAAGACTGCCGCGAAGAAGACGGCTACCAAGAAGACCGCGACCCAGAAGGCCACCGCGAAGAGGCCAGGGAAAAAGACCGCCGCCCAACCTGCGAAGAAATCTGCCGCGAAGAAGACAGCACCCGGCAAGAAGACTGCCGCACGGAAGAAGGCCGCTCCCGCTGCGAAGAAGACCGCCCGGAAGAGCGCCAAGAAGACATCATCGCGCGTCGAGCGCCGGAGGTAA
- a CDS encoding SRPBCC family protein produces the protein MAKTEQDNAESGLDRLREEVGDYLTAWVGDLAERAGDKLIDVTDQLTDVAQNGGSLSKVGSALLGGDSPLKAALSGTAKHVKDSVLGKAKEALGGGHGRKSGDKKVTNIIEVIDVGVPLRTAYDHWTQYEKFSSFTKGVRSVSPTDETTSDWKVKVGPSTRGWKATVQEQVPDERIVWTSEGAKGSTRGAVSFHELAPGLTRIVLVVEYYASGLFEKTGNLWRAQGRRLRLDLKHFQRHVTLTDEEPDGWRGEIRDGEVVRSHEDALEDEEEEGYDSEEDEDEGEEGEDEEGEDEEGEEEDEEDEGEEEDEEDEGEEDEGEEDEEDEGDWEEDDEEQGDEEEEE, from the coding sequence ATGGCAAAAACGGAACAGGACAACGCGGAATCGGGACTCGACCGGCTGCGTGAAGAAGTCGGGGACTATCTCACAGCGTGGGTGGGGGATCTGGCCGAACGGGCCGGCGACAAGCTGATCGATGTGACGGACCAGCTCACCGACGTCGCGCAGAACGGCGGATCACTCTCCAAGGTCGGATCCGCCCTCCTCGGAGGTGACTCCCCCCTCAAGGCTGCGCTCTCCGGGACGGCGAAGCACGTCAAGGACAGCGTCCTGGGGAAGGCCAAGGAAGCGCTCGGCGGCGGGCATGGGCGCAAATCAGGCGACAAGAAGGTCACCAACATCATCGAGGTCATCGATGTGGGGGTGCCGTTGCGTACGGCCTACGACCACTGGACGCAGTACGAGAAGTTCAGCAGCTTCACCAAGGGCGTACGGAGTGTCTCACCGACCGACGAGACGACCAGTGACTGGAAGGTCAAAGTCGGTCCGTCGACTCGGGGTTGGAAAGCGACCGTCCAGGAGCAGGTGCCCGACGAACGCATCGTCTGGACGTCCGAAGGCGCCAAGGGATCGACCCGGGGTGCGGTCAGTTTCCATGAACTGGCACCCGGACTGACCCGCATTGTTCTGGTCGTCGAGTACTACGCCTCTGGGCTCTTCGAAAAGACCGGAAATCTGTGGCGTGCTCAGGGGCGGCGACTGCGGCTGGACCTCAAGCACTTCCAGCGCCACGTCACCCTCACCGACGAAGAGCCGGATGGCTGGCGCGGCGAAATCCGCGACGGCGAGGTCGTACGGAGTCACGAAGACGCTCTTGAGGACGAAGAAGAAGAGGGCTACGACAGCGAAGAGGACGAAGACGAGGGCGAAGAGGGCGAGGACGAAGAGGGCGAGGACGAAGAGGGCGAGGAAGAGGACGAGGAGGACGAAGGCGAGGAAGAGGACGAGGAGGACGAAGGCGAGGAGGACGAAGGCGAGGAGGACGAAGAGGACGAGGGCGATTGGGAAGAGGACGACGAAGAGCAAGGAGACGAAGAAGAAGAGGAGTGA
- a CDS encoding histidine phosphatase family protein — MGELILIRHGQTEWSLSGQHAGRTDIPLTDAGEAAAKSLAPRLARRHLAAVFSSPLSRAVRTAELAGLTGVRPDPDLMEWDYGGYEGLTAAQIQETRPGWDLWRDGVIPGDAAHPGEQLQQVAERTDAVLDRIRPLLGAGDVAVVAHGHLARVLTVRWLGLDASASRLLGHPHPGTLSFLAGEDEQPFIAAWNVP; from the coding sequence ATGGGTGAACTGATATTGATCAGGCACGGCCAGACCGAATGGAGCCTGTCGGGCCAGCACGCCGGCCGTACCGACATTCCGCTCACTGACGCGGGCGAGGCCGCAGCCAAGTCGCTCGCTCCGAGGCTTGCCCGACGCCATCTGGCCGCCGTGTTCAGCAGCCCGCTGAGCCGCGCTGTGCGGACGGCCGAGCTGGCTGGCCTGACCGGCGTCAGACCCGATCCCGACCTGATGGAGTGGGACTACGGCGGCTATGAGGGCCTGACCGCAGCGCAGATCCAGGAGACGAGGCCGGGTTGGGACCTGTGGCGGGACGGCGTCATTCCCGGCGACGCGGCCCATCCTGGCGAGCAGCTCCAGCAGGTGGCAGAGCGCACGGACGCGGTGCTGGACCGGATCCGGCCGCTGCTAGGCGCTGGTGACGTCGCCGTCGTCGCCCACGGTCATCTGGCGCGCGTACTCACCGTGCGCTGGCTCGGCCTCGATGCATCCGCCAGCCGACTGCTCGGCCACCCGCATCCAGGCACTCTCAGCTTCCTGGCCGGCGAGGACGAGCAGCCCTTCATCGCCGCCTGGAACGTCCCGTAG
- a CDS encoding CsbD family protein, with protein MGIGKKTRSIGKMIEGKTKEMAGKAVGNKSMEKKGKAEMVKGKVRHAVEKGKETFRH; from the coding sequence ATGGGCATCGGAAAGAAAACCAGGAGCATCGGAAAAATGATCGAGGGAAAGACCAAGGAAATGGCCGGGAAGGCCGTGGGCAACAAGAGTATGGAGAAAAAGGGAAAGGCCGAAATGGTCAAGGGAAAAGTGAGGCACGCGGTGGAGAAGGGCAAGGAAACCTTCCGGCACTGA
- a CDS encoding gas vesicle protein K, which translates to MTGEDHPPGNRFDEVADAATRAFRLLPAPPQDVMTCGRADRRPAQRITTDPDTVERDLMKLVLTIVELLRQLMERQALQRVDAGGLTEEQEERLGETLMILHDRMIELCARYDLSMQDLNLDLGPLGTLLPPTE; encoded by the coding sequence ATGACAGGTGAGGACCACCCGCCCGGCAACCGCTTCGACGAAGTCGCCGACGCCGCCACGCGCGCCTTCCGCCTGCTGCCCGCGCCGCCGCAGGATGTCATGACCTGTGGTCGTGCGGACCGCAGGCCGGCTCAGCGGATCACCACCGACCCCGACACGGTGGAACGAGATCTGATGAAGCTCGTCCTCACGATCGTCGAGCTGCTGCGACAGCTCATGGAACGCCAGGCTCTGCAGCGGGTGGACGCCGGAGGCCTCACCGAGGAGCAGGAGGAGCGCCTGGGAGAAACGCTGATGATTCTGCACGATCGTATGATTGAACTCTGCGCTCGATACGACCTTTCCATGCAAGACCTCAATCTGGATCTCGGTCCTCTCGGAACCCTGCTGCCACCCACAGAATGA
- a CDS encoding gas vesicle protein, with protein sequence MKAPGRPQAISEEPLAERQIALIDLLDRLLSGGVVLTGDIVLSIADIDLVRISLRALIVSISEQNPSPWQAISAPAGDNDDR encoded by the coding sequence GTGAAGGCGCCGGGCAGGCCGCAGGCCATATCTGAGGAACCGCTGGCGGAGCGGCAGATCGCGCTGATCGACTTGCTGGACCGACTGCTCAGCGGGGGCGTGGTCCTCACCGGTGACATCGTGCTCTCCATCGCCGATATCGACCTCGTACGCATATCGCTGCGCGCGCTGATCGTCTCCATCAGCGAACAGAATCCGTCCCCGTGGCAGGCCATTTCAGCACCCGCAGGAGACAACGATGACAGGTGA
- a CDS encoding GvpL/GvpF family gas vesicle protein gives MTEVIAYAYAVARDADGSLEEVLSGLPGVADAPVHLVRAAQGDDVVVAVSAVPEQDFQEAALRSHLEDLDWLESVARAHNRVIDALAARTTVLPLRLATVYLDDERVRLMLQTRREAFAGRLTALAEQVEWGVKIYVEAPEAAASPADPPTEADLSPGRAYLSHRRAQRHAREDVYRSASQAAERIESAARVHAVDRVQHRPQQGELARGPGENVINDAYLVPLQHAESFRAGVLQAAEGFPGVRVEVTGPWAPYSFATPADVEQMKRVVP, from the coding sequence ATGACCGAAGTCATCGCCTATGCCTACGCCGTCGCGCGGGATGCTGACGGGTCATTGGAGGAGGTTCTGTCGGGGCTTCCCGGAGTGGCGGATGCGCCTGTGCATCTGGTGCGCGCAGCGCAAGGTGACGATGTGGTAGTTGCCGTGAGCGCGGTGCCTGAGCAGGACTTCCAGGAGGCCGCGCTGCGCTCGCATCTCGAGGACCTGGACTGGCTGGAGTCCGTCGCCCGCGCCCATAACCGTGTGATCGACGCGTTGGCTGCTCGCACCACCGTCCTGCCACTTCGTCTGGCGACGGTCTACCTCGACGACGAGCGAGTGCGCCTCATGCTCCAGACCCGTCGCGAGGCATTTGCCGGCCGACTGACCGCGCTGGCCGAGCAGGTGGAGTGGGGCGTCAAGATCTATGTCGAGGCGCCCGAGGCAGCCGCCAGTCCGGCAGACCCACCCACGGAAGCGGATCTGAGTCCGGGACGGGCTTACCTCAGCCACCGCAGAGCACAACGACACGCCCGCGAAGACGTCTATCGGAGCGCCTCACAGGCAGCCGAGCGGATCGAATCCGCAGCCCGTGTCCATGCAGTCGACCGGGTACAGCACCGGCCGCAGCAGGGCGAACTCGCCCGCGGGCCCGGAGAGAACGTCATCAACGACGCGTACCTCGTGCCGCTCCAACATGCTGAATCCTTCCGCGCCGGCGTGCTGCAGGCTGCGGAAGGATTTCCAGGGGTGCGCGTCGAAGTCACCGGGCCCTGGGCCCCCTACTCCTTCGCCACGCCGGCCGATGTCGAGCAGATGAAGAGGGTCGTCCCGTGA
- a CDS encoding gas vesicle protein: MGDFPSRAAPYGGQGSSANLADILERVLDKGIVIAGDIQINLLDIELLTIKLRLLIASVDKAKEMGIDWWEHDPSLSSRANDGYRSLAEENKRLRAEIEAMREGGELPPAEGEVSGSAAPRRASRTKRAAPRARSQRRDTP; this comes from the coding sequence ATGGGCGACTTCCCGTCCAGGGCCGCCCCCTACGGCGGTCAGGGGTCCTCGGCCAATCTCGCCGACATCCTGGAGCGGGTCCTGGACAAGGGCATCGTCATCGCGGGCGATATCCAGATCAACCTGCTGGATATCGAACTGCTCACCATCAAGCTGCGCCTGCTGATCGCGTCGGTGGACAAGGCGAAGGAGATGGGCATCGACTGGTGGGAGCATGATCCTTCGCTGTCCTCACGCGCCAACGACGGCTACCGCTCACTCGCCGAGGAGAACAAGAGGCTGCGTGCCGAGATAGAGGCGATGCGCGAGGGCGGTGAGTTGCCACCGGCCGAGGGCGAGGTGAGCGGCTCTGCAGCCCCGCGCCGCGCTTCACGTACCAAACGTGCAGCCCCCAGAGCCCGCAGCCAGAGGCGGGACACGCCATGA
- a CDS encoding gas vesicle protein GvpG produces the protein MGLFTQLATLPLAPVRGVAWVMERVVETAENEYYDPAPVERELAELEKALLAGDIDDETFDRREDELLDRLDEIRAHVQGTDT, from the coding sequence ATGGGACTGTTCACTCAACTCGCCACCCTCCCACTGGCGCCGGTGCGCGGCGTGGCCTGGGTCATGGAGCGCGTCGTCGAGACCGCGGAGAACGAGTACTACGACCCAGCCCCCGTCGAGCGGGAACTCGCCGAGCTCGAGAAGGCGCTGCTGGCGGGAGACATCGACGACGAAACCTTCGACCGACGCGAGGACGAACTGCTGGACCGGCTGGACGAGATCAGGGCCCATGTCCAGGGCACCGACACTTGA
- a CDS encoding GvpL/GvpF family gas vesicle protein — protein sequence MAVYVYSIVAADHPQRLDDLDGVGNPPTSLRTVKTDKLAAVVSDSPEDLRPKRRDLGAHQAVQERLMADGTVLPLQFGFTTLDDDAVRAVLEDRKDEFTERLQVLEGCVEYHLKAAQDEDALLREILLESDEARGLNEEIRSGNSSPDLSFALGELVSREVQERQDRLAAGVLDALRGFAREERSSQATGNDFLSVSFLVERDKEQSFLSEEQGLAKELGEDFDLRLVGPLPAYSFV from the coding sequence ATGGCCGTATACGTCTACTCCATCGTCGCGGCCGACCATCCGCAGCGCCTGGACGACCTCGACGGGGTAGGGAACCCGCCCACGAGCCTTCGCACCGTGAAGACCGACAAGCTGGCGGCGGTCGTGAGCGACTCACCCGAGGACCTACGTCCCAAACGCAGGGACCTCGGCGCACATCAGGCCGTGCAGGAGCGACTGATGGCCGACGGCACGGTTCTACCGTTGCAGTTCGGCTTCACCACTCTTGACGACGACGCCGTCCGAGCGGTGCTGGAGGACCGCAAGGACGAGTTCACCGAGCGGTTGCAGGTGCTGGAAGGTTGCGTTGAGTATCACCTGAAGGCTGCCCAGGACGAGGATGCCCTGCTACGAGAGATCCTTTTGGAGTCCGACGAGGCGCGCGGGCTCAACGAGGAGATCAGGAGCGGCAACAGCAGCCCGGACCTGTCGTTCGCCCTCGGCGAGCTGGTCTCCCGGGAAGTGCAGGAGAGGCAGGACCGGCTCGCCGCTGGAGTCCTCGATGCCCTGCGGGGGTTCGCACGGGAGGAACGCTCGTCGCAGGCGACGGGAAACGACTTCCTGAGCGTGTCCTTTCTGGTGGAGCGGGACAAGGAGCAGAGTTTCCTCAGCGAGGAGCAGGGTCTCGCCAAGGAGCTGGGGGAGGACTTCGACCTCAGGCTCGTCGGCCCGTTGCCCGCATACAGTTTCGTCTAG
- a CDS encoding gas vesicle structural protein GvpA, whose amino-acid sequence MTVVPQGGGTISRGGGGGSGNLYDILELILDRGLVIDVFVRVSLVGIEILKIDARIVVASVDTYLRFAEACNRLDLESGRKAPAQLTDLVGEVTEGGAHGKTKGALSGAAEAVTDALKGGHDDEESEESRKEPEERRERPRRRPAARRREE is encoded by the coding sequence ATGACTGTGGTGCCGCAAGGTGGAGGAACCATTTCCAGGGGCGGCGGCGGAGGGTCCGGGAACCTCTACGACATCCTCGAATTGATTCTGGACCGCGGACTGGTCATCGACGTCTTCGTGCGTGTGTCGCTGGTGGGCATCGAGATCCTCAAGATCGACGCCCGTATCGTCGTGGCGAGCGTCGACACCTATTTGCGCTTCGCGGAGGCCTGTAACCGCCTCGACCTGGAGTCGGGCCGCAAGGCACCCGCCCAGCTGACCGACCTCGTAGGTGAAGTGACCGAAGGCGGGGCGCACGGCAAGACCAAGGGAGCCCTGAGCGGGGCCGCAGAAGCGGTGACCGACGCGCTCAAGGGAGGGCATGACGACGAGGAGTCCGAAGAGAGCCGCAAGGAGCCCGAGGAGAGGCGGGAGCGGCCGAGGCGTCGGCCTGCCGCCCGACGTCGTGAGGAGTGA
- a CDS encoding gas vesicle protein GvpO, with protein MAAGEEDRTERVRRSSSKTPAKKSARKTSTERASSRTSEGETKRTSRRLSAPRAMRYAAEQLQELLGRPPESVSALKPTEEGWQANVEVMELERVPGTTSVMASYRVTLDKEGELVAYERTRRYTRGQIDPRG; from the coding sequence ATGGCCGCAGGCGAAGAGGACAGGACTGAGCGCGTCCGACGCTCGTCCAGCAAGACGCCCGCCAAGAAAAGCGCCCGGAAAACCAGCACCGAACGGGCGAGCAGCCGAACGAGCGAAGGCGAAACCAAGCGCACGTCCAGGCGGCTCTCGGCACCGCGGGCCATGCGGTACGCGGCTGAGCAGCTCCAGGAGCTTCTTGGTCGCCCACCCGAGTCCGTCTCGGCCTTGAAGCCGACGGAAGAAGGCTGGCAGGCGAATGTGGAAGTCATGGAGCTGGAACGTGTTCCCGGGACCACGAGCGTGATGGCGAGTTATCGAGTGACGCTGGACAAGGAGGGTGAACTGGTCGCATACGAGCGCACCCGCCGCTACACCCGAGGGCAGATCGACCCACGTGGCTGA
- a CDS encoding DUF6131 family protein, whose amino-acid sequence MIVLGVILLVIGFLFGISILWTIGIILAVIGVVLWILGSLGHAVAGRKHYW is encoded by the coding sequence GTGATCGTTCTCGGAGTCATTCTGCTTGTCATCGGATTCCTGTTCGGAATCTCCATCCTGTGGACAATCGGCATCATTCTCGCCGTGATCGGGGTTGTCCTTTGGATCCTCGGATCGCTGGGGCACGCGGTCGCCGGTCGCAAGCACTATTGGTAG
- a CDS encoding type 1 glutamine amidotransferase domain-containing protein, producing MSDNDVSMRKVLAIVTNYGVEQDELLVPLEHLRGWGADVDVAAVSAGDVQTLVGDKAPGKTVRPEFTLREVDPADYDLLLVPGGTLNADRLRRQDSATEIVRSFTSTGRPVAAICHGPWALVEAGVLEGKKLTSYPSLRTDIRNAGGEWVDAPVIKDDSRGWPLITSRNPGDLGPFLREIDAALAVNAH from the coding sequence ATGTCTGACAACGACGTGAGCATGCGGAAAGTGCTGGCAATCGTCACGAACTACGGTGTCGAGCAGGACGAACTCCTGGTACCTCTCGAACACCTGCGGGGCTGGGGCGCGGATGTGGATGTAGCTGCCGTGTCAGCGGGCGACGTCCAGACCCTCGTCGGCGACAAGGCCCCCGGAAAAACCGTTCGGCCCGAATTCACTCTGAGGGAGGTCGACCCGGCCGATTACGACCTACTGCTTGTGCCGGGTGGCACGTTGAACGCCGACAGGCTGCGTCGGCAGGACTCGGCGACGGAGATCGTCCGCTCCTTCACGTCGACAGGCCGCCCCGTAGCAGCCATCTGCCACGGCCCCTGGGCCCTGGTCGAAGCGGGTGTGCTCGAAGGCAAGAAACTTACCTCCTACCCGTCGCTGAGGACCGACATCCGCAATGCCGGTGGTGAATGGGTCGACGCGCCAGTCATCAAGGATGACTCCCGCGGCTGGCCCCTCATCACCTCGCGCAATCCAGGTGACCTGGGGCCGTTCCTCCGCGAGATCGACGCAGCGCTCGCCGTAAACGCTCACTGA
- a CDS encoding DUF2255 family protein: MTTWTPDELSRIASADELSIQPRRTDGSLRPPTPIWVVRDGDDLYVRAYRGRSGAWFRTARATHTGHIAAGGVDRDVTFKEVDDPALTERLDDAYRTKYARYSAYVPPMVADTARAATLRLTPG; encoded by the coding sequence ATGACCACCTGGACACCGGACGAACTGTCCCGTATCGCGAGCGCCGACGAACTGAGCATCCAACCCCGTCGCACGGACGGCAGCTTGCGCCCACCGACGCCGATCTGGGTCGTGCGCGACGGCGACGACCTGTACGTGCGCGCCTACCGCGGCCGCAGCGGCGCCTGGTTCCGCACCGCCCGGGCCACCCACACCGGCCACATCGCGGCCGGCGGCGTCGACCGGGACGTGACCTTCAAGGAAGTCGACGACCCGGCCCTGACGGAACGCCTGGACGACGCCTACCGCACCAAGTACGCCCGCTACAGCGCCTACGTCCCGCCCATGGTCGCGGACACCGCCCGTGCCGCGACCCTGCGTCTCACCCCCGGCTGA
- a CDS encoding SDR family NAD(P)-dependent oxidoreductase: MTTVAIIGAGPGLGLATARRFGREGHDIALIARTPQHLDDLTAVLAKEGVRAQGFAADVSDPDSLQAALDAAATLLGPIEVLQYSPIPHRDFMKPVLDTSSGDLAAPLAFSVHGPATAVQQVLPGMRQLGRGTVIFVNGGTAVRPHPDRAGTSVAFAAESAYGQMLHDALQAENIHVAQLIIPGAITPGDPRKDPDVLADTLWQLHTGRGPYRTFAEPLDA, from the coding sequence ATGACCACTGTCGCCATCATCGGCGCAGGCCCCGGCCTGGGCCTGGCCACCGCTCGCCGCTTCGGGCGCGAAGGCCACGACATCGCCCTGATCGCCCGCACCCCCCAGCACCTCGACGACCTCACCGCGGTCCTGGCCAAGGAGGGCGTCCGCGCCCAGGGGTTTGCCGCCGACGTCAGCGACCCGGATTCCTTGCAGGCCGCTCTGGACGCTGCCGCCACCCTGCTCGGCCCGATCGAGGTCTTGCAGTACAGCCCGATCCCCCACCGCGACTTCATGAAACCGGTACTGGACACCAGCTCCGGAGACCTGGCCGCCCCGCTCGCGTTCTCGGTGCACGGCCCCGCAACGGCCGTACAGCAGGTTCTGCCCGGAATGCGCCAACTGGGCCGCGGCACCGTCATCTTCGTCAACGGCGGCACCGCGGTACGCCCGCACCCCGACCGCGCCGGCACCTCCGTCGCGTTCGCCGCCGAGAGCGCCTACGGCCAAATGCTGCACGACGCGCTGCAAGCAGAGAACATCCACGTCGCCCAGCTGATCATCCCCGGCGCCATCACGCCCGGGGACCCGCGCAAGGACCCCGACGTGCTCGCCGACACCCTGTGGCAGCTGCACACCGGCCGCGGCCCCTACCGCACGTTCGCCGAACCCCTGGACGCCTGA
- a CDS encoding ferredoxin — protein MQIVVDLTRCQGYAQCVFLAPEVFELHGEEGLLYATAVPDDQVERVRQAAAACPVQAILAGEGVSARAR, from the coding sequence ATGCAGATCGTTGTGGACCTCACGCGCTGCCAGGGCTATGCGCAGTGCGTGTTCCTCGCGCCGGAAGTGTTCGAGCTGCACGGTGAAGAGGGGTTGCTGTACGCCACGGCCGTCCCGGACGACCAGGTTGAGCGCGTGCGCCAGGCTGCGGCGGCGTGCCCGGTCCAGGCCATCCTCGCCGGCGAGGGGGTGAGCGCCCGTGCCCGGTGA
- a CDS encoding NAD(P)/FAD-dependent oxidoreductase → MPGDLRDGRIVIVGASLAGLRAAETLRDEGFTGSLTVVGDEPHPPYDRPPLSKQVLLGKASADATALPMRRDPDADWRLGVAATGLDPLEKQVMLADGESLPFDRLLITTGTRARPWPNPEEASLDGVFTLRTSDEAGGLAERLAAGPGRVLVIGAGFTGSEIASACRERGIEVTVAERGPAPLVGALGGTLSKLAAVMHRNHGVDLRCGVTVTALRGDGNGRFVGADLSDGSRVDADLCVVALGAVRNVEWLAESGLAAGPRGVACDAGCRAFNMYGIVTDDVFVAGDVSRFPHPLFGYQMLSLEHWGNAVAQAEVAAHNMVCPGPLRRPHLAVPTFWSTQFGLNIKSVGVPTYSDHVVIAQGSLEARRLAVVYGFQGRVTAAVTVDMAKSLDYYKHLIETAAPFPPPPGSADRAIAADITIPSDVPDASGLSHGPTVALTGHLPDRRLTVVQPTR, encoded by the coding sequence GTGCCCGGTGATCTGCGGGACGGCCGTATCGTCATCGTCGGCGCGTCGCTGGCCGGGTTGAGGGCCGCGGAGACGCTGCGCGACGAAGGCTTCACCGGCTCACTCACCGTGGTGGGGGATGAGCCCCACCCGCCGTACGACCGCCCTCCGCTGTCCAAGCAGGTACTGCTCGGCAAGGCGTCGGCGGACGCCACGGCGCTGCCGATGCGCCGGGATCCGGACGCCGACTGGCGGCTGGGAGTAGCCGCCACCGGCCTGGACCCTTTGGAGAAACAGGTGATGCTGGCCGACGGCGAGTCGCTGCCGTTCGACCGGCTGCTCATCACCACCGGGACCCGGGCGCGCCCCTGGCCGAACCCGGAGGAGGCCTCCCTGGACGGGGTGTTCACCCTGCGCACCAGTGACGAGGCCGGGGGCCTGGCCGAGCGGTTGGCCGCCGGGCCGGGTCGGGTGCTGGTGATCGGCGCCGGCTTCACCGGTTCGGAGATCGCCTCGGCCTGCCGCGAGCGGGGTATCGAGGTCACGGTCGCAGAACGGGGCCCCGCACCCCTGGTGGGCGCGCTCGGCGGCACCCTGTCGAAACTTGCGGCCGTCATGCATCGCAACCACGGCGTGGACCTGCGCTGCGGGGTGACGGTCACCGCCCTGCGCGGGGACGGGAACGGCAGATTCGTCGGTGCGGACCTGTCCGACGGAAGCCGTGTCGACGCGGACTTGTGCGTCGTGGCGTTGGGGGCGGTCCGCAACGTCGAGTGGCTGGCGGAGTCCGGGCTGGCAGCGGGTCCGCGCGGAGTCGCCTGCGACGCCGGGTGCCGGGCCTTCAACATGTACGGGATCGTCACCGACGACGTCTTCGTGGCCGGCGATGTCTCCCGGTTCCCGCACCCTCTGTTCGGGTACCAGATGCTCTCCCTGGAACACTGGGGCAACGCGGTCGCACAGGCCGAGGTGGCGGCCCACAACATGGTCTGCCCAGGGCCGCTGCGGCGCCCGCACCTCGCTGTTCCGACATTCTGGTCGACCCAGTTCGGGCTCAACATCAAGTCGGTGGGCGTGCCCACCTACTCCGACCACGTGGTCATCGCCCAAGGCTCTCTGGAGGCGCGCCGCCTGGCCGTGGTCTACGGCTTCCAAGGACGGGTCACCGCCGCCGTCACCGTCGACATGGCCAAGTCGCTCGACTACTACAAGCACCTGATCGAGACGGCCGCTCCGTTCCCGCCCCCGCCCGGCTCGGCGGACCGTGCGATCGCGGCCGACATCACGATTCCCTCCGACGTGCCGGACGCGAGCGGGCTGTCCCACGGCCCCACCGTGGCGCTCACCGGTCACCTGCCCGATCGCCGGCTGACGGTGGTACAGCCCACCCGCTGA